In a single window of the Drosophila melanogaster chromosome Y genome:
- the Mst77Y-4 gene encoding Male-specific transcript 77Y 4, with translation MSNLKQKDIKPEVAVSKSITSRKAIEYVKSDASDIDEDINTAEDEYVSSSGFVNFLRDFKKRYGEYYSNYQIRRAAETRWNEMSFRHRCQYSAEPLDTFHVEPNSVSSLQRSIEAELRMHSEISGCDTFFGACGSNSCTPRKENKCSKPRVWKSCPKPRAKSSKQRRNCAKPKPKCARPRKACPRPRNSMECGKPKAKPRCLKPKSSKPKCSV, from the exons ATGAGCAATCTGAAACAAAAGGATATCAAGCCGGAGGTGGCAGTTTCAAAATCAATCACCTCTAGAAAAGCAATTGAATATGTTAAGTCCGACGCTTCCGACATTGACGAAGATATCAATACGGCAGAGGACGAATACGTCTCATCGTCTGGCTTTGTTAATTTTCTGAGGGACTTTAAGAAACGATATGGAGAATATTACTCGAATTATCAGATAAGACGGGCAGCTGAAACCCGATGGAACGAAATGTCATTCCGTCATCGATGCCAGTACTCTGCG GAACCATTGGACACTTTTCACGTAGAGCCGAACAGTGTGAGCAGTCTTCAGCGCTCTATTGAGGCCGAGCTCAGAATGCACTCTGAAATAAGTGGCTGCGACACTTTCTTTGGTGCCTGTGGCTCCAATAGCTGCACTCCAAGAAAGGAGAACAAGTGTTCCAAGCCCAGGGTCTGGAAGAGTTGCCCAAAACCGCGGGCCAAGTCCTCGAAGCAACGTCGTAATTGCGCCAAACCGAAGCCCAAGTGCGCCCGACCCCGTAAGGCATGTCCCCGCCCCAGAAACAGTATGGAATGCGGCAAGCCGAAGGCAAAGCCAAGGTGTCTTAAGCCCAAGAGTTCCAAGCCCAAGTGCTCGGTGTAA